Part of the Streptomyces sp. RFCAC02 genome is shown below.
GCCGCGCACCCCGTGGCCCGGTCGCGCCCTGGGGCTATGCTCGGGCGCGTGAACAGCCCGACGAAGATCACGGTCATCGGCCTCGGCTACCTCGGGGCCACGCACGCGGCGGCCATGGCGGAGATGGGGTTCGAGGTCCTCGGCCTCGACATCGTGCCGGAGAAGACCGAGGAGCTGGCCCGCGGCCGCTCCCCGATCTACGAGCCGGGCCTCGAGGACCTGCTGCGCCGCCATGTCGCCGGACTCCCGGACTCCACCGGGCGCCTGTCGTTCACCACCTCGTGGGCCGACCTCGCGGCCTTCGGCGACGTGCACTTCATCTGCGTCAACACCCCCCAGCGCGCGGGGGAGTACGCCTGCGACATGTCGTACGTCGAGGCCGCGGTCGAGTCGCTCGCGCCGCACCTGGACCGGCCGGCCCTCGTCGTCGGCAAGTCGACGGTCCCGGTCGGCAGCGCGGCACGGCTCACCCGCCGCCTCGTCGAACTCGCCCCGGCCGGCGAGGCGGCCGAGCTGGCGTGGAACCCCGAGTTCCTCCGCGAGGGCTACGCCGTGGAGGACACCCTGCGGCCCGACCGCATCGTCGCCGGCTGCCCGAGCGAGCGCGCCGAGACGCTGCTGCGCGAGGTGTACGCGCGCCCCATCGCGGCCGGATCGCCGTTCCTCGTCACCGACCTGCCGACCGCCGAGCTGGTCAAGTCGGCCGCCAACGCGTTCCTCTCCACCAAGATCTCCTTCATCAACGCCATGGCCGAGATCTGCGAGGCCGCCGACGGCGATGTCGTGATGCTCGCCGAGGCCCTCGGGCACGACGACCGGATCGGGAAGAAGTTCCTCCAGGCCGGCATCGGCTTCGGCGGCGGCTGCCTGCCCAAGGACATCCGCGCCTTCATGGCACGCGCCGGCGAACTGGGCGTCGCCGACGCGGTGTCGTTCCTCCGCGAGATCGACTCCATCAACATGCGCCGCCGCGGCGCCATGGTCGAGCTGACGAAGGAGACGCTCGGCGGCACCCTGCTGGGCAAGCGCGTCGCCGTCCTCGGCGCCGCGTTCAAGCCGGACTCCGACGACGTGCGGGACTCCCCGGCCCTCAACATCGCGGGCCAGCTCCACCTGCAGGGCGCCCAGGTCACGGTCTTCGACCCCAAGGCCAACGAGAACGCGCGCCGCGTCTTCCCGACGCTCCGCTACGCCGGGACGGCCATCGAGGCGGCCGAGCACGCCGACGCCGTCCTGCACCTGACGCCGTGGCGCGCGTTCCGCGAGCTCGACCCGGAGGCCGTCGGCGAGGTCGTCGCCGAACGCCGCATCCTCGACGGCCGCAACACCCTCGACCCCGAGCTGTGGCGCAAGGCCGGCTGGACGTACCGCGCCCTCGGGCGGCCCACCGCCTGACGACCGGCGCCGCACGGCGCCCGCGGACACCACCGCCCCGGGGACCGGCCGGTCCCCGGGGCGCTTTCCCGACCGCGCATTTGCCCGACGGTTTGTGCGCTAGGGTCCGGGGCATGTCGAAGACAATGGGGAACTCGAACACGCGGCAGGAAGCGGCGGAACACACGGAACTCCGCCGTGTGATGGGTCCGGGGCTGCTGCTGCTCTTCATCGTCGGCGACATTCTCGGAACAGGTGTCTACGCGCTCACCGGAAAGGTCGCCGCGGAAGTCGGCGGCGCCGTCTGGCTGCCTTTCCTGTGCGCTTTCACAGTCGCCCTGCTGACGGCCACCAGCTATCTGGAGCTCGTCACCAAGTATCCGCGGGCGGGCGGCGCCGCGGCGTTCACCCACCGGGCGTTCGCCGTCCACTTCCTCACCTTCCTCATCACCTACGCCGTCATGTGCTCGGGCCTCACCTCGGCGTCCAGCGCGTCCAAGGCGTTCGCGGCCAACCTGCTGTCCGCGCTGAACGCCGACGGCGAGCACGGCCGGGTCACGATGACGATCGCGATCGCGTTCATGGCGCTCATCGCCCTGGTGAACCTGCGCGGTGTCGGCGAGAGCGTCAAGGCGAACGTCGTCCTCACCGCGGTGGAACTGTCCGGACTCGTCATTGTCATCGGCGTCGGCGCGTGGGCCATCGTCCAGGGCGACGGGGAATTCGGGCGTGTGACCGAATTCCATACTGCGTCGGGTGAGACGGCATTCGGCGCCGTGAGCGCGGCGACGGCTCTCGCGTTCTTCGCCATGGTGGGATTCGAGGATTCCGTCAACATGGCGGAGGAGACGAAGAATCCCGCGCGCACTTTTCCCCGGATGATGCTCATCGGCCTGTGCGTCACCGGCGTGATCTACGTCCTGGTGGCGATCGCGAGCATCGCCCTCGTCTCCCCGGCCGAGCTGAGCGAGGGGGACACACCGCTGCTGAAGGTGGTCCAGGCGGGCGCGCCGGGCTTCCCGATCGACCTGTTCGCGTGGATCACGATGTTCGCCGTGTCCAACTCGGCCCTCATCAACATGCTGATGGCCAGCCGCCTGCTGTACGGGATGTCCCGCGAGCACGTCCTGCCGGCACCGCTGGGCCGTATCCTCCCGCGCCGCCGCACCCCGTGGGTCGCGGTCGTCTTCACGACGCTGCTCGCGTTCCTCCTCATCGGCTACGCGGACCTGACCGCGCTCGGCGGCACCACGTCGCTGCTGCTCCTGTGCGTCTTCACCGTGGTCAACGTCGCCGTGCTCGTGCTGCGCCGCGACACGGTGGAGCACCGGCACTTCCGGGCGCCGACCGCGCTGCCGGTGATCGGCGCCGTGCTCTGCGCGTACCTCGCGACGCCGCTGTCCGGGCGGTCCGGCGACGACTACCGGGTGGCGGGCTGGCTGATGCTGATCGGCATCGGGCTGTGGGCCTGCGTGTGGGTGGCCGACCGCGTGCTGCGCGGGCGGGGCGGCCGGCGGGAGAAGGACGACTCCGCGCCGCCGCCCGCCGGGTGAGGTGCCGGCCGCCCGCCGGACGGGAGCCCGCCCCGGCGCAGGGGCGGGCTCCCGTCCTCGGGGATCAGGGCGCGGCGACCTTGACCTTGTCGCCGTACGGGAACTCCGAGACGGTCTTCCCCGCGGTGTTCTGCAGCAGGGCGTTGTCACCCTTGTTGTTCCAGATGGGGCGGTTGATGCCGTAGGAGTGGCCGCCCCACTCCGGGTGCACCTCGTTGGTGTAGACCCGGATCCGCTGGCCCGGCTGGATGACGGTGCCGGCGGGGAAGACGAAGTCCTGGCCGGCGTCGTCGGCGCCGAGCTGCCAGCCGGAGATGTCGGCCGGCTCGCTGCCGCGGTTCATGATCTCGACGTATTCGTCCGCCTGGTTCTTCGCCGTGCCGCGGAAGCGGACGTCGGTCAGCACCACGTCGGGCTCGCCGGCGGGGGCGAAGAGCGCGACGACGTCGGCGCTGTTCGCCCCGCCCTCGGCGCTCACGAACTGCCGGACGATCTGGCCGTTCTGCTTGAACCCGCTGATGACGACCTTGTACTTCCGGCCGTCGACGGTGACCTCCTCCGGCGAGACGAAGCTCGGCAGGTCGACCAGGTCCTCGGGCGCCGGGCCGTCGTTCGGCGTCTCGTTGTGGTGGAAGCGGAAGGAGAAGGCGCTCTCGGTGCCGTCCTCGAACACCACCTTCACCGACAGGTCGACGTCGAACTGCGGCTGCGGCAGGGCGGGGACGGGGAAGTTCCGGTGGGTGAAGGTGCCCAGCGTGAACTCGGTGCCGTCCAGCTTCACCGGCACGCTTCCGCCGCTGAAGACATAACCGCTCTTCGCGTCGTCCGCGACGTTCCCCCACCTGACGTGGTCCGTGCCCAGGCCGCTGAATGTGGACGCGTCGGCCGTGACGGACGGCCAGGAACCGGACGTGACCGCAGTGCTCATGGCGCTGCGCTCCTCTCGCTCTCGGGAAAAGATCCGCACCGGAGCTACCCCGGACGGCCCGGGGCAGCCGTCAGGGAACCGATCATCATCCCATCGAGCTACTTCACCGGCGCTGTGGTGACGCCGGCCGTTCCGCGCTCCCGGGGCCGCTCACTCCACCGCCCGCCAGGGGCTCACCGCGAGCAGTCCCGTCGAGCCCAGGTCGATGCCGCCGTCGGGCGTCACCGACTGTTCGGACGCGCCCGCGGCCGGGACGACCAGCACTGTCACGCCGAGGTCGGGGTCCCGGGTGGTGTCCGTGTAGGTGTTGCGCCACAGCAGGCCGGCCCGTGCCCGCTCGCCCGGCGCGATGGTGACGTCGGCGGGCGGGTCGTCGAAGCCCTCGACCGTCGCGACGTCCGCGCCCCGGTGCGTCACCTCGATGTCGAGCGGCTCGCCGTCCGCGTCGAGCACCGTCAGCTCCGGATAGCCGTTCAGAGTGACGGGCTCGTCGCCGCAGTTGGTGACGTCGAGGTTCCCGGCACGCAGGCCCATGGCCGCGTCGATCAGGCCGGGGGAGACGCTGATCCCCTCGGGCGGACAGGGCGGGGTCGTCGGCGTGGGGACGACGGCCGCCGGATCCACCACCGCCCCGCCGTCGCCGTCCCCGGAGGCCCGCTCGGTACCGCAGGCGCCGAGGGCCGCGGCAGTGAGGACGCAGACCGCGACGGCGGCCGCCGCCCGGGAACGGGCCGCGCGCGACCGGACAACGGCGGGCGTTGATCGTATGGTCATCCGCAGATGCTCCCACGCCCTGTCAGACGCCGGGCAGGGTGTCCTGCTCGACCGGGCGCTCCGGCGGTCGCGGTGCGACGCGGACGGCCAGCTTCGCGCGGCACTCGGGGCCGAGGCCCCACAGGCG
Proteins encoded:
- a CDS encoding UDP-glucose/GDP-mannose dehydrogenase family protein; protein product: MNSPTKITVIGLGYLGATHAAAMAEMGFEVLGLDIVPEKTEELARGRSPIYEPGLEDLLRRHVAGLPDSTGRLSFTTSWADLAAFGDVHFICVNTPQRAGEYACDMSYVEAAVESLAPHLDRPALVVGKSTVPVGSAARLTRRLVELAPAGEAAELAWNPEFLREGYAVEDTLRPDRIVAGCPSERAETLLREVYARPIAAGSPFLVTDLPTAELVKSAANAFLSTKISFINAMAEICEAADGDVVMLAEALGHDDRIGKKFLQAGIGFGGGCLPKDIRAFMARAGELGVADAVSFLREIDSINMRRRGAMVELTKETLGGTLLGKRVAVLGAAFKPDSDDVRDSPALNIAGQLHLQGAQVTVFDPKANENARRVFPTLRYAGTAIEAAEHADAVLHLTPWRAFRELDPEAVGEVVAERRILDGRNTLDPELWRKAGWTYRALGRPTA
- a CDS encoding APC family permease, whose translation is MSKTMGNSNTRQEAAEHTELRRVMGPGLLLLFIVGDILGTGVYALTGKVAAEVGGAVWLPFLCAFTVALLTATSYLELVTKYPRAGGAAAFTHRAFAVHFLTFLITYAVMCSGLTSASSASKAFAANLLSALNADGEHGRVTMTIAIAFMALIALVNLRGVGESVKANVVLTAVELSGLVIVIGVGAWAIVQGDGEFGRVTEFHTASGETAFGAVSAATALAFFAMVGFEDSVNMAEETKNPARTFPRMMLIGLCVTGVIYVLVAIASIALVSPAELSEGDTPLLKVVQAGAPGFPIDLFAWITMFAVSNSALINMLMASRLLYGMSREHVLPAPLGRILPRRRTPWVAVVFTTLLAFLLIGYADLTALGGTTSLLLLCVFTVVNVAVLVLRRDTVEHRHFRAPTALPVIGAVLCAYLATPLSGRSGDDYRVAGWLMLIGIGLWACVWVADRVLRGRGGRREKDDSAPPPAG
- a CDS encoding lamin tail domain-containing protein, producing MSTAVTSGSWPSVTADASTFSGLGTDHVRWGNVADDAKSGYVFSGGSVPVKLDGTEFTLGTFTHRNFPVPALPQPQFDVDLSVKVVFEDGTESAFSFRFHHNETPNDGPAPEDLVDLPSFVSPEEVTVDGRKYKVVISGFKQNGQIVRQFVSAEGGANSADVVALFAPAGEPDVVLTDVRFRGTAKNQADEYVEIMNRGSEPADISGWQLGADDAGQDFVFPAGTVIQPGQRIRVYTNEVHPEWGGHSYGINRPIWNNKGDNALLQNTAGKTVSEFPYGDKVKVAAP
- a CDS encoding DUF4232 domain-containing protein; the encoded protein is MTIRSTPAVVRSRAARSRAAAAVAVCVLTAAALGACGTERASGDGDGGAVVDPAAVVPTPTTPPCPPEGISVSPGLIDAAMGLRAGNLDVTNCGDEPVTLNGYPELTVLDADGEPLDIEVTHRGADVATVEGFDDPPADVTIAPGERARAGLLWRNTYTDTTRDPDLGVTVLVVPAAGASEQSVTPDGGIDLGSTGLLAVSPWRAVE
- a CDS encoding DUF6011 domain-containing protein, coding for MSAEEPALLPLPDAGRRPAVTCRLCGRRLYGREARLWGLGPECRAKLAVRVAPRPPERPVEQDTLPGV